A single window of Candidatus Methylomirabilota bacterium DNA harbors:
- the larE gene encoding ATP-dependent sacrificial sulfur transferase LarE, which yields MSSVGPAFTVKYQRLLGILREMRSVLVAFSGGVDSTFLARAAKEALADRAVLVTADSETYPAAELEETRRLAALLGLRHVVVQTRELDNPQYALNSPNRCYFCKEELFAKLGPIAREQGDAVMVYGANMDDLGDHRPGMEAAKVAGVRAPMIEAELWKEEIRALSRELELPTWDKPSFACLSSRFQYGETITPDKLRRIDAAEAFVRGLGFRQFRVRHHDKLARLELPPEEIPRLFEEGRHQAVVKRFRELGYLYVTLDLQGFRSGSANEALKWIAKK from the coding sequence TGCTCGTGGCCTTCTCGGGCGGTGTGGACTCGACCTTTCTCGCTCGAGCCGCCAAGGAGGCCCTGGCCGATCGGGCCGTGCTGGTGACGGCGGACTCGGAGACGTATCCCGCCGCCGAGCTCGAGGAAACGCGTCGGCTCGCCGCGCTCCTGGGCCTGCGTCACGTGGTGGTCCAGACGCGCGAGCTCGACAACCCGCAGTACGCGCTGAACTCGCCCAACCGCTGCTACTTCTGCAAGGAGGAGCTCTTCGCCAAGCTGGGTCCCATCGCTCGCGAGCAGGGCGACGCCGTCATGGTGTACGGCGCCAACATGGACGACCTCGGCGATCACCGGCCAGGCATGGAGGCGGCAAAGGTCGCCGGCGTGCGCGCGCCCATGATCGAGGCCGAGCTGTGGAAGGAAGAGATCCGGGCGCTCTCGCGCGAGCTCGAGCTGCCCACCTGGGACAAGCCGTCCTTCGCGTGCCTCTCCTCGCGCTTCCAATACGGCGAGACCATCACGCCTGACAAGCTCCGCCGCATCGACGCCGCTGAAGCCTTCGTGCGCGGCCTGGGCTTCCGGCAGTTCCGGGTCAGGCATCACGACAAGCTGGCGCGGCTCGAGCTCCCTCCCGAGGAGATTCCCCGCCTCTTCGAAGAGGGCAGACACCAGGCGGTCGTGAAACGCTTCAGGGAGCTCGGGTATCTGTATGTCACTCTCGATCTTCAGGGATTCAGGAGCGGCAGCGCCAACGAGGCCTTGAAGTGGATCGCGAAAAAGTAA
- the larB gene encoding nickel pincer cofactor biosynthesis protein LarB — translation MDREKVRELLEAVAAGTLPPEQALARLRDLPVEDLRFARVDLHRSLRHGVPEAVFCPGKTPEQVVAIVRRLAEAHENILATRAEAAVIRALEESGLQCRVHAEARLVVVKPRAHEGVGLIVVVSAGTSDLAVSEEAAVTAEAMGNRVERLYDCGVAGLHRLVPHLDRLNEANVIVAVAGMEGALPSVIGGLVDRPVIAVPTSVGYGASFGGVAALLAMLNSCAPGVSVVNIDNGYGAAAQANQINKLASKIR, via the coding sequence GTGGATCGCGAAAAAGTAAGGGAGCTCCTGGAGGCCGTGGCGGCGGGGACTCTCCCTCCCGAGCAGGCCCTGGCGCGGCTGCGCGATCTGCCGGTGGAGGACCTGCGCTTCGCGCGGGTGGACCTGCATCGCTCCCTTCGCCACGGGGTGCCCGAGGCCGTCTTCTGCCCGGGCAAAACGCCGGAGCAGGTGGTGGCCATAGTCCGTCGGCTCGCCGAGGCGCACGAGAATATCCTCGCCACGCGGGCCGAGGCGGCGGTGATCCGCGCTCTCGAGGAGAGCGGCCTCCAGTGCCGGGTCCATGCCGAGGCGCGGCTCGTCGTCGTCAAGCCGCGCGCGCACGAGGGCGTGGGGCTCATCGTCGTGGTCAGCGCCGGCACATCGGACCTCGCCGTGTCCGAGGAAGCGGCGGTGACGGCCGAGGCCATGGGCAATCGCGTCGAGCGCCTCTATGACTGCGGCGTGGCGGGGCTGCATCGACTGGTCCCTCATCTGGACCGGCTCAACGAGGCCAATGTCATCGTCGCCGTGGCCGGCATGGAGGGCGCCCTGCCGAGCGTCATCGGCGGTCTGGTGGACCGGCCGGTCATCGCGGTGCCGACCAGCGTGGGCTATGGCGCGTCCTTTGGCGGCGTGGCCGCGCTTCTCGCCATGCTCAACTCCTGCGCGCCCGGCGTGTCGGTGGTGAACATCGACAACGGCTATGGCGCCGCCGCGCAGGCCAA